The genomic window aaataaagaagttttgattttaaatcatatgagctaagtatattttgggagtagtattgagcatcgatatggggatgagaattcatattaactcaagtctctataagccatgtagccatcatgggtagtaaaggatcatataTTGAGTTATATAAAGCTTCTCATATATTGCtttataaagcttttcatatattgcatgtgtcttattgctttattataAGTTGAGTTATTAATGAGTTTAGAAGAGtcaggtaagtgtttctttcagaatcttttcaagcctattAATTGTTtaacattccaactcgcatactcgtacatttaatgtattgatgccagttggcctgcatcatcttatgatgcagacgcaggtaatcaggatcaacatccagtgcctcgttgatccagcttgagcattcagagtctgttggtgagcctctttgtatTTCAGAGGACTCCTTTATTTGCTTTTTAGTCTTTCagatgttaggatgatcgggggtcatgtcctgacatccctctttgttttagaggcttcatatacAATTAGTAGTCAgatgtctttacattatcatttcatatgttgagacttgagttgccattttggccaagttgaatgttgactattaaacattttgagttatttcactaaaattatttaagtagTTCACTTTGATCATAGTAAGCATGTTTAGAGTCTTCCGCTGGGTCAGTAAGTCAAGCTAATAGTTCGCTTGAGGTCAATAATGGTCTTCGGGTGCCGGCCATGTCCAAGGTGTAGGCCCTGGGCGTGACagccataaaccatgtagccatcatgggtagaaaaaaagtcatactttttagatgattcctttagtgcattttagcatagactagtggactCACTTAGTAGTTCATgttctatacccccggcaaggtataggacgtcCCTGATAGCGTAAGGCAAAATTATGTATCATTAcgatagctcttaagtgatggtcatcagttagagaaactcccaaagcggtattttgtatttttatatacatcagaaatacttgtattttcatatacaaacagagttcatattgtatctttgcaaacatacagagttattattgtatttctaaatacacagagttgaaaacaatgttttaaaccttttctttatattgcatttatataCACTACTTTGTATTGAAATCAATTCAGttcagttcagttaagttcagttgagccaggtaagttcttcacttcatttcaagcttatgttctgttttagaatttccctcgcatactcatacattcaatgtactgatgtcatttgttctgcatcttattatgatgcagacacatgtaatcaggatcaacatccagctcATCGTTGATCctgttgagcactcagagtcagttggtgagccttattgctttccggaggatccctttggttatgttttattttattgcttgcttatttcagttgttaggatgatcgggggtcttgtcccgatatccttcaGAGTTTAGAGTTTTCATAGACagagttagttgatgttagttcatgagtctttactttttcttttcagttAAGCTGAggcttgagttgccactttggcagtgaatgttatttattatattctcaGTTATTTATTGAACATTTTAGTgtactattttaaaagtatttatcttgagtaaagtcttccgctaagtaagaaatctaggccaagggttcgcttggggacaacaatggttctcgagtgccagtctcgcctagggtgtaggctcggagcgtAAAAAACTTGGTATAgaagcacaaagttcaagagtcctaaggGGGCCAATGAAGTCGtatctgtagagtcctagttatcggtgtgaagcatgccacatctataattaggagactgaaacatttaggaaattccttcacttctttcatactcatttcgtacGTTAGAgtttttatctctaaaaagtttctttctaactcgtgcttgcgcGTAATCGATTGTGAGTTGGATTGTTTGAGAGTGCTTTCATGGGGCGTTTATTTCCCCGTGAGctaagagaagcaaagagaTGGTTGTTAACAAGGAGtaggatgagtttattcgttgtTGGGTTGACTCGTTTGTCAAGTAAGGTAGCCATGCTAATAGGTTACATGGGCATAATAAGACTGATGATCCATGTgtaacaagttgaggaggaccagctgaaggatagagaagagtttaagaataagagggctaagacatcaaGGAATGAATTCGGGCATCAaaagagtaatgtgaaccggtcttctttccaacataagcagaaaggacattctccatcatctgctagtgcctctgcaccaaggaacaaatgtgagtacaatagtcagaattctcaGAACTTCAATGGTAGACTTGCGCATTCGCAAGGTAGTAAGGCACAAGGGGGTACTaagactcctgcatgtgctaagtgtggtagaagcTACTCAGGGGTGTGTCATGATGGTtcactggttgcttcaagtgtggccagaacggtcattttataagagagtgtcctaagaacatGCAGAGTAATAATAATGGAGACAATATAGCCCAGCCTTTTTCAGTTGCTCTACCAGACAGAGCTGCATCTAGATgagctacttcaggggcagGCGGAGGAGGAAACCGtctttatgctatcactagtcgccaagagcatgaggattcgccagatgttgtcactggtgtGATCCAAGCcttcaattttgatgttcttcctaagcaacttcttgagcccttcagtgtttctacacctgttggtgaatctattctagcagagagagtctattgtgattgtaccattttccgtcaatcacaagggTATCATGGCTGGcgtagttgagttagacatggtagtttttgatgtcattctaggtatggactggcttcatgcctgttatgcatcaatagattgtagaactcgagtgtaagtcccgcccagggtgtaggctcggggcatgacatgCAACCTACTACAATTGATCGTTAAGAATTCCCACATCCGAATAGGGATAGGAATTTGGTCACCTTATATAGAGTTGGACAATCCTCTTCTCAGAAGCTAACTTTTTGGGTTGAGTTAAACTCAAGATCTATCCTTACATTGATTAAGTATAGTTTCTATTTTCTCTCATGTTATATGacatcttttcctttttagctatttttaaaaagtgttattttactataattataaataatttaactttaaaaatttattttattctcaatgataaaatgaaattttatcaCACAACcatctaaaattattttagaccataaattttgataatcttttttaaaatatcatattaaataaacaaatatcaCGTAAAATGAAACGGAGAAAATAATATTCTCCTTATTCATCGAACATGAAGAGCCAAGGGGTAAACAGATGTGGAAATAATATTACATGGTCCATTACAGTTGTTCAAAATAAAtgtctttaatttcaatttggAAGATTGGACCCTTAGTTTTCTATAATAAGGAACAGATCATTTCTATAATAAGGAACAGTATTGATCTTTTAACAGTTCTATTCTATCTAACTTGGTTGCTCATAAAAGACAAATTGAAAGAAGGCAGTTAGCTGTCAGTTATGTTGGTACAGATTACTGTATGGAGGTGAGCAAGAATTTTGCACCActatataataacaataacatattcaatatGATTGTGTGAGTGAAATTTATATAGgcgctatatatatatatttaaggaCACAAAAACAATTTTCAATAAATTCATGGTTCAAAATTTTTTGCACCAgtatataataacaataacatattcaatataattGTGCGAGTGGAATTTAGATaggctttatatatatatatttaaggaTACGAAAACAGTTTCCGATAGATTCAtggttcaaaaaataattttccaaaacaaatttgaaaaaaaatacaaaagtaaaactaaaaattatgataaaaaaaaagtatattaacAATAAATagtaaagataaataaatataaaaagaaacaaaaattataCTACGTACTAAAATTGAAGATTAAGATAATTTTAGCATAGTAATAATAACACtgatctatctatctatatatagaTGTTCTAGACTAGAACTCTAATCTACCACTAGAAAAAGAGATAATTTTTActaactactaactgtctatcaTAATTTTTAACCTATGCTATCCTATATTTGGGTTAGGTCCaggtaaattattttttaaaattaatttcccAGTAATATATCCCTAGTTACGCGTGTTAATTAGTAAAAGTTCGTtacttaataaaaattaataaaatatactcCAACCCTTACTGATTCATGAGATTTTGTATCTTTTAATAAAAGGCCGCTAGACACTCTTGTCTAGCGCATAAATTGgagtaaaaaataaagtaatccCTAGTTGTTGTATTAATCCTAGAAAATAAGCACCAATCATATACAAGGAGGTGGATTGTCATATCTTTGACTTCAAAATCTTAGCTGCTTAGAACTGAACCTAAAATTAATTCCAAAAAATAACATCTGACAACTAGTTATTTTTGCAAGgattatagtcaccaaaaagtAAGCTTAGCTTCTTCTGTCATATTATATTTAATCATCTCTCTCAATTCTTTCTCAATCTACTTTTACCTCACTTGTAGCTTATCACCGCCTCTCACACCTCCTGACTATGACATTTGTACTCCTCTTCTTCGGTACATATTCAAATCATCTCAGTTCCGCTTCATGCCTCTTATCCACCGAAAGAGCTACTCCCTACCTTATTTGTATATCTCCGTTCCTAATCTTGTTACTCCTAGATAGTCAACACATCCATCTAAACATCCTCACCTCTAATACCTTTATTTAGTGAACATCTTGACTAAACAACACTTTACGCGTACAACATAGTCGATCTAACAACCGCTCTATAAATCTCAACTCAAGCATTACTTATACTTGATTatgaagaaataatatattcattgtTACAATTTCCCTACACAAAGCAcctaatattttctaataaaattaaaaatctattGATCGATAAAAAAATGGGACCTAAATCATATAGTACATAGGTTCAATAGCTTCACGTTGTAGCCTAGCCAGCAATgtaattatctttttaaaacCAAATGATTGGTTCATTTAATGTCCTCGCCACTTCCCCAACTGCTCAAAAGGCATAACCATGCATACAGCCTAGCACATTTTAAACCTTAATGGCTTCCACTGACGAGTGATTACGCCTATATATACCTTCATAAACTCTGAATGAGGAAGTGCACAAGTAACCTGACATACTTTCATAAACTCTGAGTGAGAATCTTTGTGATCATAGTCATGGGTTCTTCTTCTTACAATTGGGTTGTAGGGTTACTTCttttcttgatcattttcttGGAAATGAGTGCTGTCACATTTGGTGATGATCATAGCCTTGAAGAGTCAAAGGTGGGTTATAATAACGGTTGTAGATATGGTAGGAGAGGTTGTGCTGGACGGGGTGTACATAGTCCAAGGAGAGGTCGaggaggtggtggtggtggaggaggaggaggaggtggaggtggtggtggtggtggtagaGGAGGGTCAGGTTATGGTAGTGGATTCGGAGCAGGATTTGGAACaggaggtggtggtggaggtggtggtggtgggggAGGTACCGGAAATGGTTATGGATATGGTGGAGGATTTGGAGCCGGAGGTGGTTCtagaggaggaggaggtggtggtggtggaggaggaggaggagcaGGAGGAGGGTCAGGCTTTGGTAGTGGTTTTGGCGGGGGTGGAGGGTTAGGAGGATTGGGAGGGGGAATGGAAGGTGCGCGTGCTGGAGGAATGGGAGGCGGATTTGGTATGGGCATTGGTATAGGAGTTGGAGTTGGAGGTGGAGGTGGTCAAGGTGTTGGAGTAGGGACTGGgtttggtggtggtggtggtaaTAATGGCCGAACATAAAATCTCTTGTAGCCTCATAGCTACACTTGGTAGTAGCAAGATATTATGCTACGTTGTTTTGGTAATTAAGCAAATAAGTTTGAATTTACTAGCTTTTGCATGCATTGTGTTTTCCCTAATTCCCATTATTGTATCATCctcatattaagaaaataaataaattcattgtTTTTCATCTGcgtatatatatgtttaatttcttctttatgttttgaTGAAAGAGTAATCAACACTACGTATTATTTATGACAAGTATTTCTTTTAATTCCCATTATCATTATCAATTACTCCTAAAAGCTTTAATTAGGTAAGTTAAATAGCTAGCTCAAGTTTATTCCTTCTATTGGAATTTGAAATGTATAAGTTAAATCCACATTGCAAGTAACgtgtttttttttccataaagAAGTATGAGAGCCAAAAAATTTACTaatataatactccctccgtccctatttacttgtccatatttccttttttagttgtccctatttagttgtccattttgacaaatcaagaaaggacaacaaattttttcctattatacccttatttacacttcttgaaaattgtaaaagtgtatgttgtttccctccaatttatttcacttgaattcaaataagtggttgtaattttgaagtgaaaagttgtcataagggtaaaattgtaacttcactgtgctaatcattgttgccttaatctgtgtgccatttctaaagtggacaactaaaaagggacggagggagtataaaatataaagaaataactAAATTCACAAATAAGTTAAAAAGGGATATGAAATCTACTgtatatacattaaaaaaattgatctatACAAGAATTGACGCAGTGAATAAATCTCACCCAACCGTTTAGAGATTTTGGTAGAATTTTATAAGTCAACTTGGAAATGGTAGACATTCTTAAAATGTATATGCAAAAAATATCTGGCCAAAAGAttatacttaattattattataaatataaaaatcagcAATTACTTAGAAAGTTCAAGCTAGCCtttctctacctccacgagtgagataggggtaaggtttgtgtacatTTTTTCCTCCCCATATTCTACATGTAGAACTAcattggtatgttgttgttgttgttctagCTAGGTAGCCTTTACATC from Solanum stenotomum isolate F172 unplaced genomic scaffold, ASM1918654v1 scaffold15612, whole genome shotgun sequence includes these protein-coding regions:
- the LOC125850239 gene encoding glycine-rich cell wall structural protein 1-like: MSAVTFGDDHSLEESKVGYNNGCRYGRRGCAGRGVHSPRRGRGGFGTGGGGGGGGGGGGTGNGYGYGGGFGAGGGSRGGGGGGGGGGGGAGGGSGFGSGFGGGGGLGGLGGGMEGARAGGMGGGFGMGIGIGVGVGGGGGQGVGVGTGFGGGGGNNGRT